The Micromonas commoda chromosome 6, complete sequence genome includes the window TCATCGTCatcccgcgtcgaggcgcgcatCGACCCACTCGCGTGGTGCCGCCGTCACGACCGCCGTCATGGACCCGAACGCGTTCCCGTCTCAGCCCGGTGGAACGACGGCGCAGCCGCGGGGAGCACCCCCCGGGGTTGGTCCTCAGAAGAGGGTGAGGGACAGCCTAGGCGTCGCGGGAAACAACGACAGGACGTGGCAAGATCGGCTCGGCGGGTTGAAGGCGCGGGGGCCCGGGATGGGCAAGAACGGACCCAGGCGCGTCATCAAGCGGACGGTGACGAagccgtcggaggcggcggtgccaAAACCAAagcccaccgtcgcgggcgagcgcgagtgggcgcgggtcgagacgatgcgcgcgcagcaggcggcggcagaggccaggcgacgcggcgcaaATGGCCGCGAcgtgtcgtcgtccacgaacAATACCAACGCGCCGTGGCAGAAGGAGGAGACCGTGTCCTACTCGTTCTTCGGACAGTCCAGGGTTCGAtaccccgccgcgtcgctcgcggaccctgccgcgtcgcgcgccgtctACGAAGACTCCGAGCTGGACAAGACGGCTATACAGGTCAACGCGCTGTTACtcgcggaagccgccgggGTTGACCCGAATGTgctcaacggcggcgacgttcgttcgttcgccgcgctcgccgaggctgcgcacCACCTCCGGCGCCAGCACTCTCCCGAGGACCTTCGACGAATCGTGGGTAAGATCATGCGATCGCAAATCACCGGCGGGATACCCCCGGGCGGAACCGGGGTGGCGCAGTTTCTACTCCCCGGCGCGGTGCTTCGAgagacgacggggacgattGCGTCCGAGATGGCGGAGTGGATGTTcgggccgacgacgcgggagacGATGGCGGGACCGAACGGGCGGGACGTGACGGTGGTGAACGTCAAGAAGTGCAGGTACCTCGAGGCGACGGGGTGCGCGGGGGTGTGCGTGAACATGTGCAAGTTACCCGCGCAGGACGTGATGCGCGAGGAGTTTGGCGTCGGTTTGTACGTGGCGCCAAACTTTGAGACGTGCTCGTGCAAGATGTACTTCGGGCAGGAGCCGCTGCCGGAGCAGATCGATCCGGCGCTGAGCAGGGGGTGCCTGTCGCGGTgcggggtcgcggcgatgaacacgccgccgccgccgccgcctccgccggcgctgCCGATCGGTGCGGACGGttggccggcggcggtggcgtggaCGGAGGATTCGGTGGCCAAGTTTTACCAAtcgcttccgccgccgcgtctgGAAAAGTGCCCGGAGCTGCCGAAGAAGGCCCGGGTCATCTGACGTGTACGAACGCGTTCATCTGTACACGTGTAACACAACGAGAAGAGAGAGACTAagcgacgctcgcgaggctccgctcgaacgcgtcgaagtcgagcgacgcgctccacgccagcaggtcgtcgtcgtcgtcgtcctcgaacaTCCCGGCGCCCATCCCGAACATCCCCCGCCGTTTggtccacgcgcgcctcttcgcgtccgccgttCGCTCCTCCCGCGGCCTCTGACGCGGCATGCGCACGGTGTACATcttcgccacctccgccgcgctcggtttcctcctcgcgcagctcgacgTCGTACCATTAGCGACGACGGACCGCAAGAAGCCGTTGTCGTCCTCCACCAGCCGCCACGGATTTCTAAAGTCTTCGCCGTCCCCGTTCCCCGACCTACCTTCTCCGACGTTTCGtccgccgacgtccacgacCGGCCCGTGCGTGCACACCCTGTACAccaacgcgacgccgccggcgtccgttTTCGAGGCGACCATCGCGAATCGCACGTGAATTCGtgacgcgacgtcggcggctaGCCTCGCATCCGTCGGAGCTCCCGAGTGGAGCAGCAGCTCGGACGCCGGCAGCAATCGggaccacgcgcgcgccaggtCTCGTAGCCCGCGgtagcgcgcgcggggaacgtggcgacgccacgcgccggcgatgcgcgcggccgcggcgtcgcgcgcggcgcggtcgcgggcgcgagcctgCGTGTGTGGAGAGATGAGGATGCGAGGTGAGCGTCGAGTCGCGCGTTCTCGAAATGGACCGATCGGTAAACGAGCGGGTTATGAACCGACGCGGGTGACGGGCGCGCACCAGGCGTCGAGAGCGCCACCGTCGGTAATGAGCCTGGAtgagacgcgccgcgcgacgacgtcgaaggtaccgccgccgtcccgccCACCCTCGCCACCTCGATTGGACCAGGGTCGCGGCGAAGTGCCACCACCCGTGGCGCTTGGactcgtcgggctcgggctcgtcgtcgggaacGGATGTGGACGAGTGCTGGAGACCGCGTCGGGAGGCGCGTGGACGGGAACGCGGGGATGGACCATCGATGCGGCGGGGTCTCGAGTGAGACGTCCGgtgcatcgcgcgcgcgcctaCCGCGTGCCTGGTCCCCTGGTGCGGTCCacccccctcctcctcctccgccaacTCCTCCGTTTCGTGCGGCAAATAAGGAATAGGTTATGGGCCAATTTACATTATCCGTGCGCGCGAAAAATAAAAAGGAGCCAGGGAGCCAGGGAAGGCGAATCTCCGCTCCATTAagaagcgcgccgccgccaggtaTCGGCGCAGGAGGTCCCAAGGAGGCAACGGGACTCTTCTGCGATCGTCCAGCGAGCGCCCGCTGCGGTTTCGCCGACCCGGCagaggcgggggcgaggagcGGGAGAACGTAATAATCTTCTCCCGCAGCTTTCTTTCCCGGGTTGAGGCGTGCAACGAGGGATAACGAGGGAAGATGTCCGCGTCCGGGGGCGTCCGGCCCGGCGCGCTGACCTCCAGGTGAGTGCATTGACGCCGTGACCCGATTGTTGAATCGAATGTGCCCCctgtcgccgcgatggcgtcgcgatcgacccTGCGCGAAAACCTCGTTTATTCCCGCCCAAGATTACGAATTTAACCTCTGATCGCCTGCCGTCCCGCCCCCCTACCTACCCCCGACAGCACCCAATTTGCGGCGCACGCCAAGAAGCTGGAGACCACCAAGGATGTGAAGGAGCGGCTTCAACTCGCCGTGGAGGttcgcgacgccatcgaggtggtgaactcgtcgtccgagtacCCGaagttcatcgccgccttcatgcccgcgctcaccgcggttCTTgagtcgacgccggcgcagcTGTCCGACGGACCGGAGCACAAGCTGCGAAACACGACGCTGGAGATTTTGAACCGCATGCCGCACACGGAAGCGCTGAGGCCCTTCGACAAGCAGGTGCTCAagctcgcgatggacgcTCTCAAAGCCGAGAATGAGGAAAACGCCCTCATCTGCCTGCGCATAATCTTCGACCTGCACAGGAACTTCCGCCCCAACCTCGAGTCCGAGGTGGCGCCGTTCCTGGAGTTCGTCTGCGACGTGTACAAGAACATCGGAGACACCGTCAAGGAGGtgttcggcgacgagggcgccgcgaagccggcgaaggaggcgcccgcggcttcggcgacgccgtcgaccaaATCGTTCAAGGTGATGACCGAGTGCCCGCTGATCGTCATGCTGCTGTTCCAGCTGTACAGCCGGCTCATACCGCTCAACATCCAGACCCTGCTCCCGCTCATGGTGCAGACGATCGGGCTGAAGGGGCCCAAGCCCGACGACGTTCCCGCGCACCTTCGCGCCGCTTTCGGGGATCTGAAGGGATCGCAGGTGAAGATGGTGTCCTTCGTGACGTACCTGCTCAGGGGGTACGCCGAGGCCATCCAGCCTCACCAGGAGGCCATATCGCAGTCCATCGTGGACCTACTTCGATCGTGCCCCGACAACGTGGCGACGCGCAAGGAGCTGCTCGTGGCGACCCGCCACGTCCTCTCCGCGCAGGATTTCCGGAGGGGTTTCTACACCCATCTGGACGCGCttctcgacgaggaggttctCATCGGCACCGGTCGCGCGTGCTACGACGCGCTCCGGCCGCTGGCGTACtcgttcctcgccgagctcgtgcacCACATGCGCCTGGAGCTGACTCTTCCGCAGATTCGACGGACGGTGTACGTGTTCAGCCGAAACGTCCAGGACAACTCGCTCCCGCTGTCGATCCAGATGACGTGCGTGCGGCTGATGCACCACCTCGTGGAGAGCATCTTTCGCAGGCGGAACGAcccggcgcaggcgcaggaggcgcgggcgaacCTCATCCGCATCCTCGACACCACGGTGTCGAAGTTCAGGACGGTCCGGCCGCAGGTCAAGACGCTGCTCGAAAACGCCaaagcggcggaggcggcggaggcgcgtgCGGTCAAGAGAGCGCAGGACGAGGCCCgggccgaggacgacgccgcggcggggatcgtcgcggcgcccaagactccggcgaaggacgcggcatccaaggcggcggaggaagagAAGAAGGACACCGGCAAGAAGGCGACCCCGAGCAAAGGTAGGCCGGGCCGCGGGAGGAGAGGCGccaaggacgacgaggacgaagtCGACAAGACGGAGTCGACGGATAAGAAGGGTTCCGAGGGTAAGAAGGAGGACGGcaaggaggacgtcgacgaggacaagCCGATCGTcgggtacggcggcggcgagatcacCCCCACGGAGGCCATCAAGCGCCTCGCGGACACCAAGGCGCTGGTCAAGACCCTCGTCATCGGCATGAAGACGCTGCTCTGGTCCGTGACCAACTTTTTCGGTCAGCAGAGCCAGCAGATGCAgatgggcgcgggaggacccgcgcccgtcaagggtttccgcgagggcgagctccgccgcgcgtcgggctTTGTCGCCAACGGCGTGCGGTGCCTCGCGCTCTTCCAGGGCACCGAATGCGCCGAGATGTGCACGCacttcgccgaggcgctcgcggttcTCGACCCGAGAAActtcgtcgacgtcatcTGCCTCCGAATCGAtaacctcctcggcggcggcgagccgtacgagctcgcgcccatGGTCCAACTTCCCCACCTGCTGCTGCAGTCCAGCGCGCTGGGCAGGAgcttcgcggacgcgctggcgaCCCACCTCGTGCGGGACAGGCTGGGCGCTCTGGCCGAGCCCGCGTCTCCGCAGTCGCAACTGGTCCTCAAGCTCTTCTCGCTCCTGATGCACGCGGTGTCCAAGTACTCCTCCTGCGAGGCGGTGCTCTCGCCCCACGTGGTGACGCTCGTGGAGTCGTGCCTCAAGGCTGTGAAGGAGGTTGACGACCCGAGCGCGTACGTGAGGCTGCTCAGGTACCTGTTCCGggcgctggcgcaggcgAAATTCGACCTGCTGTACCGCGAGGTGGTGCCCGTGCTTCAGCCGTGCCTCGACACGCTGCTGACCATGTTGCACGGCCCGGACACGCACGAGCTGAACGACACGATCGTGGAGCTGTGTCTGACGCTGCCGGCGAGGCTGTCGTCCATCCTGCCGCACCTTCCGCGGCTGGCGCATCCCCTGCTCAGGGCTCTCAAGTCCACCAGCTCGGAGCTCCAGCTGCTCGGTCTGCGAACGCTCGAGTTCTGGGTCGACTCGCTCAACCCCGATTTCCTGGATCCGTgcatcgcggaggtggagccGCAGCTCATGCTGGCGCTGTGGGCGCTGCTCAAGCCCCAGCAGAGCGGCGCTCCCTTCGGCGCTAAGGCTCTCCAGATGCTCGGCAAGTTGGGCGGTCGATCGCGGTGCTTCCTTCGCGAgcccctcgagctcgaggcgaagcAGAACCCCGAGCACGGCCTCCGCCTCATCCTCACGTTCAAGCCCGAGACGTCGTTCCTCGTGCCGCTGGACCGGTGCATCCAGCTGATGCGGACCATCCTCCAGGCGCCGCCAGTTCCCAACCTcaagggcgcggaggcgctcgtcgagcaccgcaggcgggcgctcgcgttcctcaGGACCTGCCTCGCGTCCGTGCtgaacctcggcgccggtctggcgaggacgggcgcgggcgaggaggaggtcaagcgcgcgctcgagggcgtcgtggcGGGTTGGTTCACGAAgatcgaggagatcgacgacgacgacgaggacgaggaccgcGACAAGAAGGACTCggacgacaagaaggacTCCGAggacaagaagaaggactCGGAGGACAAGAAGGACTCGGAGGACAAGAAGGACTCGCAAACGAAGCCAAATGAgggcgagaaggagaagcCAAAGCCCAGGGCGCAGCTGGGCAACAAGACAAAAACGCAGCTCGaagccgagcgcgcggtgttccggcagctcctcgtcgccgtcgtcgccgccgaggcggacccgacgctgaaggaggcgaacgacgggttcgtcgacgccgtcgcggagcacTTCGCCATGCTGTTCGTGTCGGGCGTGGCGCCCCTGCAGCCCGGCGGCAGCGGTCggtcgggcgccgccgtcgccaaggagcGCGCAATCGCCAAGAAGGCTAGGCTCGCgatcaaggagaaggaggccgaggaggaggaggaggccaaggcgaagaagccgcctcctcggtcCCCGCGCGGTAAGCGCGgcaaggcggccgccgcgaagaagaaggagaaggacgaggaggaggaggaggacaaggacgacgaggagatggcggacgcggacgacgacaaccgcgaggtctccgccgcgaagcgcgcgaagagggccgcggcgtccctgcGCCAGCTGGACGCCACCATCTTCCTCGACGCTCTCATGGACGCGCTGGAATCCGGCAAGAGGCCTCACATGAAGGCGGCCCTCCACGCGGTGCAGACGTTCATCGACGGCGTGATGACCCTCGCTTGCGAttccgccgtcgcgggcgtctccgaggaggaggctgagcaggccaaggaggcggtggcggccgcgaaggcggcgatcgagcgcgaggaggaggaggagaagcgaCGAAAGGAGAACGCCAAGAAGGGGTTCAAGCCCGAGACGGAGAGGGAAGATGTCGACGTCGACAAGATGGACGTGGACAAACCCGAagtcaaggaggaggaggtcaagaAGGAGGATCAATCCAAAGACGACGGAAAGGGTTCCGCGAAGAAGGGAGGGAAGAAGGGCgccaaggacgacgacgacgacgacgacgacgacaagaaggaggaggacaacgacggcgacaagaaggacggcgacgaggacaaggATGACAAGGCTGAGCAGAAACCGGACCCCGCCaaggcgtccgccgccgcggcgctcgtcgtcccgaTCCCTccggcgctcaaggcgctcgtcgccgagctcctgcCGCGTCTCACGCACGCGTGCTTCCAGAAGAACTGGCAGGCtaccgtcggcggcgtcgcgggcatcgACGCCCTCACCCGCGTCCTACCAATCTCTGCGCTGCGAGCGACCCTTCCGAAGATTACGCAGGCGCTGCTCAGCGCGCTGCAGTTGCTCCcgccgcacgccgtcgcggaggtggcggtcGCGACCAGGGTGTTCCACCGCGTGCTCGAGGCTGCGACGCCCGAGGGTGTGGACatacgcggcgaggacgcgccccccggcgtggaagccgccgtcgccgtcctctcCGAGGAACTCTTCTCCACGACTTCGTCGCCCACCGTCCGCCCCGTGGTGGAGGCTGCCGTGATGGGCCTCAGCAAACGAAGCGGCCTGGACGTGAACAAGGTGCTCGACGTCAAGCCTGCGCACGCGCAAGCGCTGCTCGCCCGGCCGCTCCGGTCCAAGCACGTCAACGTTCAGACTCAGGTTGTGCACATCGTCAACTTTTGTCTctcggcgaggcccgcgccgatcATGAGCGTCAACGCGCAAACCGTGGGTTTACTCCAGGAGGCTCTGGTGGTGGCCGAGAACGACGACCCCAACACGTTCAAGGgcgggcccggcgcggcTGATTCTCTGCACGCGCTGCGAGCCGCGTGCATCCGTCTGATCTGCTCCGCCATGGCGCACCCCGAGCTCAAGACGCCACCCGCGGGCCaggagcagctcgcgcagctcagGCAGAGGATAATCACCATGTTCTTCAAGTCGCTCACCTCGCGAAACGCGGACATCGTGGAGATCGCGAAGCAGGGACTCAAACGGGTGATCCAGCAGCAGTCGCTGTCCAAGGAGCTCCTGCAGTCGTCGCTTCGCCCGATCCTCGTCAACCTGGCGCACTACAAGAACCTCACCATGCCGCTGCTCGTGGGCTTGGAGaggctcctcgagctgctcagCAACTGGTTCAACCCGACGCTCGGCGAGAAACTCCTCGAGCACCTTCGCCGATGGCTGGATCCCGAGCAGAAGATGGCTCCAGGCGGCCAGCAGCaaccccgcccggcgccgaaggACTtcaagatcgccgcggccatgaTCAACCTCTTCCACCTACTGCCGCAGGCCGCGAGCAAGTTTTTGGAGCAGCTCGTGATGATGACGGTGtcgctggagcgcgcgctcccgcaAAACGGGGTGCACTCCGAGGTCAACTCGCTCTACCGCAAGCCCCTGTGCAAGTTCCTCAGCAGGTACGCGCCCCAGGCGGTGGACTTCTTCCTCGCCAAGCTGGCGCAGGGGCCGTTCTTCTTCAGGTTCATCGACATGATCCGAATGGAG containing:
- a CDS encoding predicted protein yields the protein MDPNAFPSQPGGTTAQPRGAPPGVGPQKRVRDSLGVAGNNDRTWQDRLGGLKARGPGMGKNGPRRVIKRTVTKPSEAAVPKPKPTVAGEREWARVETMRAQQAAAEARRRGANGRDVSSSTNNTNAPWQKEETVSYSFFGQSRVRYPAASLADPAASRAVYEDSELDKTAIQVNALLLAEAAGVDPNVLNGGDVRSFAALAEAAHHLRRQHSPEDLRRIVGKIMRSQITGGIPPGGTGVAQFLLPGAVLRETTGTIASEMAEWMFGPTTRETMAGPNGRDVTVVNVKKCRYLEATGCAGVCVNMCKLPAQDVMREEFGVGLYVAPNFETCSCKMYFGQEPLPEQIDPALSRGCLSRCGVAAMNTPPPPPPPPALPIGADGWPAAVAWTEDSVAKFYQSLPPPRLEKCPELPKKARVI